A genomic window from Lotus japonicus ecotype B-129 chromosome 1, LjGifu_v1.2 includes:
- the LOC130732736 gene encoding glutaredoxin-C13: MDKVMRLASEKGVVIFTKSSCCLCYAVNILFQEIGVRPVVHEIDQDPEGREMEKALLRLGCPVPVPAVFIGGKLMGSTNEIMSLHLSGSLTQLLKPYQS; encoded by the coding sequence ATGGACAAGGTGATGAGGTTGGCTTCTGAAAAGGGTGTTGTGATTTTCACAAAGAGCTCTTGTTGCCTCTGCTACGCGGTCAACATTCTGTTTCAAGAAATTGGGGTGAGGCCAGTGGTTCATGAAATTGACCAGGACCCTGAAGGCAGGGAAATGGAGAAAGCTCTATTGAGGCTCGGCTGCCCCGTGCCTGTCCCGGCAGTGTTCATAGGAGGGAAGCTAATGGGATCCACCAATGAAATCATGTCCCTCCACCTTAGCGGTTCGCTGACTCAGTTGCTGAAACCATATCAATCTTGA
- the LOC130732737 gene encoding glutaredoxin-C11, translating to MDRVKDLASKKAAVIFTKSSCCMCHSIKQLFYELGASPAVHELDNESYGREMEWALRGLGCNPSVPAVFIGGKFIGSSKDVISLHVDGSLKQMLMDAKAIWF from the coding sequence ATGGATAGAGTAAAGGATTTGGCTTCAAAGAAGGCTGCTGTTATATTTACAAAGAGTTCATGTTGCATGTGCCACAGCATCAAGCAACTTTTCTATGAGCTTGGAGCAAGCCCTGCAGTGCATGAGCTTGATAATGAGTCTTATGGGAGGGAAATGGAGTGGGCTTTGAGGGGTCTGGGATGTAACCCTTCGGTCCCAGCAGTGTTCATTGGCGGAAAATTTATTGGCTCGTCAAAAGACGTGATATCCCTCCATGTTGATGGATCTCTGAAGCAAATGCTCATGGATGCAAAGGCCATCTGGTTTTAG
- the LOC130731144 gene encoding membrane-anchored ubiquitin-fold protein 3-like, whose product MAEGEGEDRIELKFRIFDGTDIAHSNYPPSTTVGTLKQRVIDEWPQDKTVTPNSVNDLKLIHAGKVLADSNKTLADSRITFGDNPTGAITMHVVVQPPVAKKKTDKNQDGKKKMNSCSCTIL is encoded by the exons ATGGCtgaaggtgaaggagaggacCGTATTGAGCTTAAGTTCCGCATATTTGATGGAACAGATATAGCACACAGTAATTACCCACCATCTACCACAGTGGGTACCCTTAAGCAAAGGGTAATTGATGAGTGGCCTCAAG ACAAAACAGTTACACCGAATTCAGTAAATGACCTAAAACTTATACATGCTGGTAAAGTTTTGGCCGATAGCAACAAAACTCTTGCTGATTCCAGAATAACTTTTGGTGACAACCCCACTGGTGCTATTACCATGCATGTTGTAGTACAGCCTCCGGTAGCAAAAAAGAAGACAG ATAAGAATCAGGATGgcaagaaaaaaatgaattcaTGCTCTTGCACTATCCTTTAG
- the LOC130731145 gene encoding E3 ubiquitin-protein ligase MIEL1, translated as MDGIGHSAPATATEGRGGFGKMHYGCRHYKRRCRIRAPCCNQIFHCRHCHNDAMSSSSDPKDHHELVRSDVKQVICSVCDTEQEVAKVCSNCCVNMGEYYCEICKFYDDDTDKGQFHCDECGICRVGGRHNFFHCNKCGSCYSVVLQNNHLCVENSMKSSCPVCFEYLFDSTKSTTIMRCGHTMHTECFTEMVTQNQYRCPICLKTIADMSQTWALLDWEVGAIPMPNEYHYEVPILCNDCNSTSSISFHISGLKCRQCGSYNTRRVSTPEQ; from the exons ATGGATGGGATTGGACACTCTGCACCTGCAACTGCAACTGAAGGGAGAGGGGGCTTTGGGAAAATGCATTACGG ATGCCGGCACTATAAGAGACGATGCAGAATTCGTGCCCCATGCTGCAATCAGATCTTCCATTGTCGTCACTGCCACAACGATGCCATG AGTTCATCTAGCGACCCTAAGGATCATCATGAACTAGTAAGATCCGATGTTAAGCAG GTTATATGTTCTGTATGCGATACTGAACAAGAG GTGGCCAAGGTGTGTTCTAATTGTTGTGTCAACATGGGAGAATACTATTGCGAGATTTGCAAATTCTATGATGATGAT ACGGATAAAGGACAATTCCATTGTGATGAATGTGGGATTTGCAG gGTTGGTGGTCGTCATAACTTCTTTCACTGTAATAAATGTG GATCCTGCTATTCAGTGGTCTTGCAAAACAATCACTTATGCGTAGAGAACTCAATGAAGAGCTCCTGCCCGGTCTGTTTTGAG TACCTATTTGATTCAACAAAAAGCACCACAATTATGAGGTGCGGACACACAATGCATACTGAATGCTTTACAGAAATGGTAACTCAAAATCA GTATCGGTGTCCTATCTGCTTGAAGACAATAGCTGATATGTCTCAGACCTGGGCACTTCTTGATTGGGAG GTTGGAGCTATTCCCATGCCTAAtgagtatcattatgag GTTCCAATTCTGTGCAATGATTGTAACTCTACCAGCTCGATTTCCTTTCACATATCTGGTCTCAAGTGCAGACAATGCGGTTCGTATAACACCCGTAGGGTTTCGACACCCGAACAATGA